In Pungitius pungitius chromosome 2, fPunPun2.1, whole genome shotgun sequence, a single window of DNA contains:
- the LOC134107102 gene encoding NXPE family member 3-like, whose protein sequence is MKTTCTRRDFSIIFLFVMVYALIFVLHQMDILQFQPEVNSTIIMPRVSPHRIVNHRFCTFQPRSPQDALEERLILDSIARPENPLLPSPNSLEQTTDPAHSTFTILPGRKGGQWHVGDQLEVMIQTFDFQGRPKKSGGDFLTARLHNRKLEAGVAGQVVDHLNGSYSAVFSLLWEGDARVEVTLVHPGEAVTVLNRINRQHPDRIYYKSLYRSGSLSETTVCNVCLQPTQQPLCNHTDLRTGEPWFCFKPKNLSCDTRINHFKAGYNHYLSAEEEKLFQSGVNMKVSIQAAGPSNITVLPEDGQLKVKSSSVTSLPSGYYYQGVWRALGGITVSQFNTSAITQCLKGKAVHMYGDSTVRQWFEFLNAALPGLKEFDLHNPRYVGPFMSLDNQNNILVRFRCHGPPLLWPTIPIRELRYIANELDDLDAGPNDVVVLSIWAHFTTSPMDFYIRRLQSIRRAVVQLLDTNPGTLVIVRTGNSRSLNDKVPPMDSDWYSLQCDKVLKAMFKGLKVHLIDAWEMTLAHHLPLDLHPPPPIIENMVNSMLSYVCPQKHG, encoded by the exons ATGAAGACCACATGTACAAGACGGGATTTCAGCATCATCTTCCTCTTTGTGATGGTCTATGCCTTGATCTTTGTGCTACATCAAATGGACATTCTGCAA TTTCAGCCTGAAGTCAACTCCACCATCATCATGCCACGAGTCTCTCCTCATCGTATTGTTAATCACAGATTCTGCACCTTCCAGCCACGGTCCCCCCAGGATGCTTTGGAGGAACGCCTCATACTAGACTCCATTGCTCGGCCTGAAAATCCACTTTTACCATCTCCTAATTCCTTGGAGCAGACAACTGATCCAGCCCACAGCACCTTCACCATCCTCccagggaggaaaggggggcagTGGCATGTAGGGGACCAGCTGGAGGTTATGATACAAACCTTTGACTTCCAAGGTCGTCCCAAGAAGTCTGGGGGGGACTTCCTGACCGCCCGTCTGCACAACCGGAAGCTTGAAGCAGGTGTGGCTGGGCAAGTTGTGGATCATCTGAATGGGAGCTACTCTGCTGTATTCTCTTTGCTCTGGGAAGGAGACGCACGTGTTGAG GTGACTTTGGTTCACCCTGGCGAAGCTGTCACTGTGCTAAACAGGATAAACAGACAACATCCCGACAGGATTTACTACAAGAGCCTCTACCGCTCAGGCTCACTCTCTGAAACCACCGTCTGTAACGTCTGCCTGCAGCCAACCCAACAGCCTTTGTGTAACCACACTGACCTTCGTACAGGCGAACCTTGGTTCTGTTTCAAGCCAAAGAACTTGAGCTGTGATACCAGGATCAACCACTTCAAGGCAGGATACAATCATTACCTCTCAGCCGAGGAGGAAAAGCTCTTTCAGAG TGGCGTTAACATGAAAGTCTCCATTCAGGCTGCAGGACCTTCCAACATCACTGTGTTGCCAGAGGATg GTCAGCTCAAGGTGAAGAGCAGCTCAGTGACATCTCTACCATCTGGTTATTACTACCAGGGTGTGTGGCGAGCTCTAGGAGGCATCACAGTATCTCAATTTAACACATCTGCCATCACGCAGTGTCTGAAAGGCAAAGCAGTTCACATGTATGGAGACTCCACAGTGAGGCAGTGGTTTGAATTTCTCAACGCAGCTCTACCAG GTCttaaggaatttgacttgcaCAACCCCAGATACGTTGGACCTTTTATGTCTTTGGACAATCAAAACAACATCTTGGTGAGGTTCCGCTGCCACggtcctcctcttctttggcCCACTATCCCAATCAGAGAGCTTCGTTACATTGCTAATGAGCTAGATGACTTGGACGCAGGCCCCAACGACGTCGTAGTCCTTAGCATCTGGGCTCACTTTACCACttccccaatggatttctacaTCAGGAGGCTTCAGAGCATCCGTAGGGCGGTGGTGCAGCTGCTGGACACAAATCCAGGCACGCTGGTCATCGTCCGGACTGGAAACTCAAGAAGTTTGAACGATAAAGTGCCCCCAATGGACAGCGACTGGTATTCGCTGCAGTGTGATAAGGTGCTCAAAGCCATGTTCAAAGGACTGAAAGTTCATCTGATCGATGCCTGGGAAATGACCCTGGCCCACCACTTGCCGCTAGACCTCCACCCACCACCTCCCATTATTGAGAATATGGTAAACTCTATGTTGTCCTATGTATGTCCTCAAAAGCACGGttag